One genomic region from Leifsonia sp. Root1293 encodes:
- the idi gene encoding isopentenyl-diphosphate Delta-isomerase: MTLTETEAHVDDEIVLLDMDGTPIGTASKAAAHGPDTALHLAFSCYVLNSDGKLLITRRALSKKTWPGVWTNSFCGHPRPAEPVLSAVHRRADFELGIEISDVALALPLFRYRATDSRGTVENEVCPVYVARTDGIPDPDPREVAEFVWVEPTAIARAASETPWAFSPWMVMQLEQLERFS, encoded by the coding sequence GTGACACTAACGGAGACCGAAGCGCACGTCGACGACGAGATCGTTCTGCTCGACATGGACGGCACCCCCATCGGGACTGCGTCCAAGGCCGCGGCCCACGGCCCGGACACCGCACTGCACCTCGCCTTCTCCTGCTACGTGCTGAATTCGGACGGCAAGCTGCTCATCACCCGTCGGGCACTGAGTAAGAAGACCTGGCCGGGGGTCTGGACCAACTCGTTCTGCGGACACCCCCGCCCCGCGGAGCCCGTGTTGTCCGCCGTGCACCGCCGTGCCGACTTCGAGCTCGGTATCGAGATCTCCGATGTCGCGCTCGCACTCCCGCTCTTCCGCTACAGGGCGACGGACTCTCGGGGAACCGTCGAGAACGAGGTCTGCCCCGTCTACGTCGCGCGTACCGATGGCATTCCCGACCCCGACCCGCGCGAGGTGGCCGAGTTCGTCTGGGTCGAGCCCACGGCGATCGCGCGGGCCGCGAGCGAGACCCCCTGGGCGTTCAGCCCGTGGATGGTCATGCAACTCGAGCAGCTCGAGAGATTCTCATGA
- a CDS encoding MarR family winged helix-turn-helix transcriptional regulator, producing MSTEADSRGLPSYWYDAQAAGAGEAIGVLEALRRFRSADRTMRLRTQDDMDMNETDLAALRFLIAEEKRGHEVGPTDLAHHLGISTAATTKLIKRLVASGHLERRPHPHDRRAQILHPTPGAHEEVRATLAAMHARMMGVADAFAPEEQQVVVRFLTAMADAVGRTRDAEPAGAETPADAPIETGETPPAP from the coding sequence ATGAGCACAGAAGCGGATTCTCGCGGGCTGCCGTCGTACTGGTACGACGCGCAGGCGGCCGGCGCGGGCGAGGCCATCGGCGTGCTCGAGGCGCTCCGTCGCTTCCGCAGCGCCGACCGGACGATGCGACTGCGCACTCAGGACGACATGGACATGAATGAGACGGATCTGGCGGCGCTCCGCTTCCTGATCGCCGAAGAGAAGCGCGGGCACGAGGTCGGGCCGACCGATCTGGCCCACCATCTCGGCATCTCCACCGCGGCGACCACGAAGCTGATCAAGCGGCTCGTCGCCTCCGGTCATCTCGAGCGTCGGCCGCACCCGCACGATCGGCGCGCGCAGATCCTGCATCCGACGCCGGGCGCCCACGAGGAGGTTCGTGCGACTCTCGCCGCCATGCACGCCCGGATGATGGGCGTCGCCGATGCGTTCGCGCCCGAGGAGCAACAGGTCGTGGTGCGCTTCCTCACCGCGATGGCCGACGCCGTCGGTCGCACGCGCGACGCCGAGCCGGCCGGAGCCGAGACTCCTGCGGATGCGCCCATCGAGACGGGCGAGACGCCGCCCGCGCCGTGA
- a CDS encoding NUDIX hydrolase, translating into MSAASGDAWVEGPDGSRFWGRFGAAGLLAWDPERGVLMQHRASWSHFGDTWGLPGGARHDDEDAVTGAIREAAEEAGVRGSDLEIVTTSVLDLGFWSYTTVVARVLHPFEPVISDPESIALAWVPIDEVAELPLHPGFAASWPALRDLLVV; encoded by the coding sequence ATGAGTGCCGCATCCGGAGACGCCTGGGTCGAGGGTCCTGACGGATCCCGGTTCTGGGGCCGGTTCGGTGCCGCCGGGCTGCTCGCCTGGGATCCCGAGCGCGGGGTGCTCATGCAGCACCGGGCCAGTTGGAGCCACTTCGGCGACACGTGGGGTCTTCCCGGGGGAGCGCGCCACGATGACGAGGACGCCGTGACCGGCGCCATCCGCGAGGCCGCCGAGGAGGCGGGCGTCAGGGGCAGCGACCTCGAGATCGTGACCACCTCGGTGCTCGACCTGGGCTTCTGGTCGTACACGACCGTCGTCGCGCGCGTGCTGCATCCGTTCGAGCCGGTCATCAGCGACCCAGAGTCCATCGCCTTGGCGTGGGTGCCCATCGACGAGGTCGCCGAACTCCCACTCCACCCTGGCTTCGCTGCGAGCTGGCCGGCACTGCGTGATCTCCTCGTCGTCTGA
- a CDS encoding DUF1295 domain-containing protein — protein MQPLVVCLWICAGTIVGTWLLSVLTREYSWVDRIWSISPVVYVWVFAAASGLGDARLVLMATLVTLWGARLTFNFARKGGYARGGEDYRWAALRARMPKPAFQIFNLLFIAGYQNVLILGMTLSAFTVYQAVPTPLGLADLLVAALFLVLLVGETVADQQQWNFHQGKKAEIASGRVPSVRFLQTGLFRYSRHPNFFFEQAQWWALYLFAVVATGTVLHWSVLGPLLLTALFIGSTVFTESLSKARHPEYADYQASTSAIVPWFPRRRTADVAHAPAS, from the coding sequence ATGCAGCCTCTCGTCGTGTGTCTCTGGATCTGCGCCGGCACCATCGTCGGCACCTGGCTCCTCTCCGTGCTCACCCGTGAGTACTCCTGGGTCGACCGGATCTGGTCGATCTCCCCCGTCGTGTACGTGTGGGTCTTCGCTGCGGCATCGGGACTCGGCGACGCCCGGCTGGTGCTGATGGCCACTCTCGTCACGCTCTGGGGTGCTCGGCTGACGTTCAACTTCGCCAGGAAGGGCGGCTATGCCCGTGGCGGCGAGGACTATCGGTGGGCGGCCCTTCGGGCACGGATGCCGAAGCCGGCGTTCCAGATCTTCAACCTGCTCTTCATCGCGGGGTACCAGAACGTGTTGATCCTGGGGATGACCCTGTCGGCCTTCACCGTCTACCAGGCCGTGCCCACTCCCCTCGGCCTGGCCGACCTCCTGGTGGCCGCACTCTTCCTGGTGCTCCTCGTCGGGGAGACCGTCGCCGACCAGCAGCAGTGGAACTTCCACCAGGGCAAGAAGGCCGAGATCGCGAGCGGTCGCGTCCCGTCCGTGCGTTTCCTCCAGACCGGGCTGTTCCGCTACTCGCGGCACCCCAACTTCTTCTTCGAGCAGGCGCAGTGGTGGGCGCTCTACCTGTTCGCCGTGGTCGCGACCGGAACCGTGCTGCACTGGAGCGTCCTCGGTCCGCTCCTGCTGACCGCCCTGTTCATCGGGTCGACGGTGTTCACGGAGTCGCTCTCGAAGGCACGGCATCCGGAGTACGCGGACTACCAGGCGAGCACATCGGCGATCGTGCCGTGGTTCCCGCGCCGTCGCACCGCTGACGTCGCCCACGCACCGGCGTCCTGA
- a CDS encoding CDP-alcohol phosphatidyltransferase family protein produces MAEPSEPTNRIWTVPNVLSMLRLVLVPFFLGYLIVGDYITALVILVISSFTDFLDGFVARRFNQISRLGQLLDPAADRLYLFASILGLAAGGLVPWWLVAVIVGRDVFLALLGILLANHGFGPLPVHQLGKVATFALFLGLPVLMLGAAFPVTAAVALPIGWAITLWGVFLYWWAGIIYAIETGRVIRLPLVQSPRRSDTLEE; encoded by the coding sequence GTGGCAGAGCCGAGCGAGCCGACGAACCGGATCTGGACGGTTCCCAACGTGCTGAGCATGCTCCGGCTCGTGCTGGTGCCGTTCTTCCTGGGGTACCTGATCGTCGGCGACTACATCACGGCACTCGTGATCCTCGTGATCTCCAGCTTCACCGACTTCCTCGACGGCTTCGTCGCCCGCAGGTTCAACCAGATCAGCCGTCTCGGGCAACTCCTCGATCCGGCCGCCGATCGCCTGTACCTCTTCGCCTCGATCCTCGGTCTGGCCGCCGGCGGGCTGGTTCCGTGGTGGCTCGTCGCGGTGATCGTCGGTCGCGACGTCTTCCTCGCACTGCTCGGAATCCTGCTGGCCAACCACGGTTTCGGCCCCCTTCCGGTGCACCAGCTGGGCAAAGTGGCCACCTTCGCGCTGTTCCTCGGCCTGCCCGTTCTCATGCTCGGCGCGGCGTTCCCCGTCACCGCCGCCGTCGCCCTGCCGATCGGATGGGCGATCACGCTCTGGGGCGTCTTCCTCTATTGGTGGGCAGGAATCATCTACGCGATCGAAACCGGTCGTGTCATTCGCCTGCCGCTGGTTCAGAGCCCTCGCCGATCCGATACGCTGGAGGAATAG
- a CDS encoding FHA domain-containing protein yields the protein MGESDDRNAGAQADEVDQVSTDTTLSFTQEQAASLLAIDPDLTAEEEEAIQALPSGSALLVVRRGPNAGARFLLDADVTTTGRHPDADIFLDDVTVSRHHAQFLRHGTAFEVKDLGSLNGTYFDGVRIETALLADGAEVQVGKFRLTFYSSRPDLAGA from the coding sequence GTGGGAGAGTCCGATGACCGGAATGCCGGGGCACAGGCCGACGAGGTCGACCAGGTGAGCACGGACACCACACTGTCCTTCACTCAGGAGCAGGCGGCGTCACTGCTGGCGATCGACCCCGATCTGACCGCTGAGGAGGAAGAGGCGATCCAGGCGTTGCCGTCGGGTTCAGCACTCCTCGTGGTGCGTCGGGGGCCGAACGCCGGTGCGCGCTTCCTTCTCGACGCCGACGTGACGACCACGGGGCGGCATCCGGATGCCGACATCTTCCTCGACGACGTCACGGTGTCGCGCCATCACGCGCAGTTCCTGCGCCACGGCACGGCGTTCGAGGTGAAGGACCTCGGCTCCCTGAACGGCACCTACTTCGACGGAGTGCGCATCGAGACGGCCCTTCTGGCCGACGGCGCCGAGGTGCAGGTGGGCAAGTTCCGCCTCACGTTCTACTCCTCGAGGCCCGACCTCGCAGGAGCATGA
- the ftsR gene encoding transcriptional regulator FtsR — translation MAGASAHARASATPSLLSIGQVLARLTPEHPELTPSKLRFLEEQGLISPARTESGYRKFCAADVERIQLILGMQRDHYLPLKVIRGYLEQLDAGHVPTLPGTAAPGPSMLSSSRRFDRDELLRESEASPQLLADAVSASLIVPADVYSEETVSVLRALAELRKAGIEPRHLRGFRAAAERESSLIETAMTPIVRRNDASSRAKGAELALEIASQLEVVRSTLLRAALQRVINP, via the coding sequence ATGGCGGGCGCCAGCGCCCACGCGCGGGCATCCGCCACCCCATCACTCCTCAGCATCGGCCAGGTGCTCGCGCGCCTCACGCCTGAGCATCCCGAACTGACGCCCTCGAAACTGCGCTTCCTCGAGGAGCAGGGGCTGATCTCGCCCGCGCGCACGGAGTCCGGCTATCGCAAGTTCTGCGCTGCCGACGTCGAGCGCATCCAGCTCATCCTCGGCATGCAGCGCGACCACTACCTTCCGCTGAAGGTCATCCGGGGCTACCTCGAGCAGCTCGACGCCGGCCACGTGCCGACCCTGCCCGGAACCGCGGCGCCCGGACCGTCGATGCTCTCCTCGTCGCGCCGCTTCGATCGCGACGAGCTGCTGCGCGAGTCGGAGGCGTCCCCGCAGCTGTTGGCGGATGCCGTCTCGGCATCGCTGATCGTCCCGGCCGACGTGTACAGCGAGGAGACCGTGAGCGTGCTCCGCGCCCTCGCCGAACTGCGCAAGGCCGGAATCGAGCCTCGCCACCTGCGCGGCTTCCGAGCCGCCGCCGAACGCGAGTCCTCGCTGATCGAGACGGCGATGACGCCGATCGTGCGGCGCAACGACGCCTCCAGCAGGGCGAAGGGGGCCGAACTGGCTCTCGAGATCGCCTCCCAGCTGGAGGTCGTACGATCGACCCTGCTGCGCGCCGCCCTTCAGCGCGTGATCAATCCGTGA
- a CDS encoding MerR family transcriptional regulator: MSELSRSDADRYDLQLLFTDGLPEMDANSGYRGAVAARAAGISYRQLDYWARTELVEPTVRGAAGSGSQRLYGFRDILVLKLVKRLLDTGISLQQIRVAVNQLREAGINDLAQTTLMSDGASVYLCTSNDEVIDLVSRGQGVFGIAVGKVLREVESTLVEIDSHPVDMQDELAARRQTRKIS; this comes from the coding sequence ATGAGTGAACTCAGTCGGAGTGACGCAGATCGTTACGATCTGCAGCTGCTGTTCACCGACGGACTTCCCGAGATGGACGCCAACTCCGGCTACCGCGGCGCAGTGGCCGCACGAGCCGCCGGCATCAGCTACCGCCAGCTCGACTACTGGGCTCGCACCGAGCTCGTCGAGCCCACCGTGCGCGGTGCAGCAGGGTCGGGATCGCAGCGCCTCTACGGCTTCCGCGACATCCTCGTGCTCAAGCTCGTCAAGCGCCTCCTCGACACCGGCATTTCGCTCCAGCAGATCCGCGTGGCGGTCAACCAGCTGCGCGAGGCCGGCATCAACGACCTGGCCCAGACCACTCTCATGAGCGATGGGGCCAGCGTCTACCTGTGCACGTCGAACGACGAGGTCATCGACCTGGTCAGCCGCGGTCAGGGCGTCTTCGGCATCGCCGTCGGCAAGGTGCTGCGCGAGGTGGAGTCGACACTCGTCGAGATCGACTCGCACCCCGTCGACATGCAGGACGAGCTCGCCGCTCGTCGCCAGACCCGCAAGATCTCCTAG
- a CDS encoding ParA family protein, with protein MHVLSVSSLKGGVGKTTVTLGLASAAFARGIRTLVVDLDPQSDVSTGMAVSVAGHLNVADVLASPKEKIVRSAIAPSGWTRGRPGSKLDVMIGSPSAINFDGPHPHERDIWKLEDALETIEKEYELVLVDCAPTLNALTRTAWAASDRVAVVTEPGLFSVAAADRALRAIEEIRRGMSSRLQPLGIIVNRTRVASLEHQYRIKELRDMFGPLVLSPQLPERTSLQQAQGAGQPLHAWPGDSAQEMARYFDQLLDRVLRTARIGEYAHLAAPQPVERPAIDRSEQSAG; from the coding sequence GTGCACGTACTCTCCGTCAGCTCCCTCAAGGGTGGCGTCGGCAAGACGACGGTGACGCTCGGACTCGCTTCAGCGGCGTTCGCCCGCGGCATCCGGACCCTTGTCGTCGACCTAGACCCTCAGTCCGATGTGTCGACCGGCATGGCCGTCAGCGTCGCCGGTCACCTCAACGTGGCCGACGTGCTCGCGAGCCCGAAGGAGAAGATCGTGCGTTCCGCGATCGCTCCGAGCGGGTGGACGCGTGGGCGCCCCGGTTCCAAGCTCGACGTGATGATCGGCAGCCCGTCAGCCATCAACTTCGATGGTCCGCACCCGCACGAACGCGACATCTGGAAGCTCGAGGACGCCCTCGAGACCATCGAGAAGGAGTACGAGCTCGTGCTCGTCGACTGTGCTCCGACGCTCAATGCACTCACGCGCACAGCCTGGGCCGCCAGCGATCGAGTCGCCGTCGTGACGGAGCCCGGCCTCTTCTCTGTAGCCGCTGCCGACCGCGCCCTGCGCGCCATCGAGGAGATCCGTCGCGGGATGTCGTCGCGACTGCAGCCCCTCGGCATCATCGTCAACCGCACCCGGGTCGCCTCTCTCGAGCACCAGTACCGCATCAAGGAACTGCGTGACATGTTCGGCCCCCTCGTGCTCTCCCCGCAGCTGCCGGAGCGGACCTCGCTGCAGCAGGCTCAGGGCGCAGGCCAGCCGCTGCACGCGTGGCCCGGCGACAGCGCCCAGGAGATGGCTCGCTACTTCGACCAGTTGCTCGACAGGGTGCTGCGCACGGCACGCATTGGCGAGTACGCGCACCTCGCGGCTCCGCAGCCGGTCGAGCGCCCGGCGATCGACCGCTCGGAGCAGTCCGCGGGCTGA